In Passer domesticus isolate bPasDom1 chromosome 1, bPasDom1.hap1, whole genome shotgun sequence, one DNA window encodes the following:
- the LOC135286736 gene encoding collagen alpha-1(I) chain-like → MGLKWIALNSGILIFSDFPKSLKRFSGEKIFVGRGDRACDRNRSSAARPGPARPGWAGPGPPEPGAPAFAPPPPSPAQRRAAPRPSDPPRPRRSPEKGLAKGKRGRQKYSLGKGPREGLVQLQPAATAPPPARPGPPRGKVSVAGCAPPKGGHSAPRIPDPVLPTPAGTVGPDTSRRHRVFPHFPKQPFRAHRRRSGTREPLRAALRLQGLSPLAPERLEPLLALAARGSTPWHRPSEGSEPSGVPASPGAVPARHPLQSRPPGSARGSCPGHPCARAGAREAAAVSGRPEWLLAPAELGGLSSRRGVQRRCFPQRKAAFIRPGSAELLRRGAPSARSPHRAPARHRARGPGGARGAGGGCSRPCDPAALPVLGERTASARRGRRLGPRRSHWKSRGGEGHGDRGGHGPSGRGRAGPGRASWHPGAVPRGARTGLTRRHRAGPAFSKPLGVPGCSEQVHGKSGVPPIRGGRRRLGTRGPGRAGAGRSRGCPGCRLPAARSGTAPADAKWSAAFGAGAAAPGAARGEPRSFRRGRRQTWPRGATRRLLAGPPPGPPPARPPHRGGAALARGGCRQTGPLLETSMRNAGRRAGEPRCRRPLPLAGAPTAAGPQRGPRLGAAPGPGPPRPPPPGRGGGAGSGGAHVRPRGVRPAARRAAARGAGVARGRGGGARGAARGARGGAGGTDTPPSPPGRGPGAAAAARSAPPGGLRRGQRRPGAPCLQPEPFIPRPFVRPESNAVN, encoded by the exons ATGGGTTTGAAATGGATCGCCCTGAACTCGGGGATTCTAATTTTCAGTGATTTCCCCAAATCTTTGAAACGTTTCTCTGGCGAAAAAATATTTGTTGGGC GCGGTGACCGCGCTTGTGACCGCAACCGGAGctccgcggcccggcccggcccggcccggcccggctgggctgggcccgGACCCCCAGAGCCCGGAGCTCCGGCGTTCGCGCCACCACCACCCAGCCCCGCGCAGCGCCGAGCAGCACCCAGGCCCTCGGACCCGCCTCGGCCCCGCAGGTCCCCGGAGAAAGGGCTGGCAAAGGGGAAGCGGGGGAGGCAGAAATACAGCCTCGGAAAGGGCCCCCGCGAGGGCCTGGTTCAGCTTCAGCCGGCGGCGACCGCACCGCCACCG GCGCGGCCCGGTCCCCCCCGCGGGAAGGTCAGTGTCGCGGGCTGCGCTCCGCCGAAGGGGGGCCACAGTGCTCCGCGCATCCCCGACCCTGTGCTCCCCACGCCGGCGGGCACGGTCGGTCCAGACACGTCCCGAAGGCACCgtgttttcccccatttcccaaaACAGCCATTCCGAGCCCACCGGCGGCGGTCAGGCACGAGAGAGCCTCTCCGAGCCGCCTTAAGACTACAGGGGCTCTCCCCACTCGCCCCAGAGCGCCTCGAGCCGCTTCTCGCTTTAGCGGCAAGGGGCAGCACCCCGTGGCATCGCCCGAGTGAGGGGTCGGAGCCGTCGGGGGTCCCCGCCTCGCCCGGGGCCGTCCCCGCCCGCCATCCGCTGCAGAGCCGCCCGCCCGGGTCCGCGCGCGGCTCTTGCCCGGGACATCCCTGTGCCCGGGCCGGAGCGCGGGAGGCTGCGGCGGTCAGCGGCCGCCCTGAGTGGCTCCTGGCCCCCGCCGAACTTGGGGGCCTGAGCAGCCGTCGGGGCGTTCAGCGGAGGTGTTTCCCACAACGGAAAGCCGCCTTCATCCGCCCGGGGAGCGCGGAGCTGCTGCGCCGAGGAGCCCCCTCTGCCCGGTCCCCTCACCGCGCCCCGGCACGGCACAGGGCTCGGGGCcccggcggggcgcggggcgccGGCGGCGGATGCTCCCGCCCGTGCGACCCCGCCGCCTTGCCAGTCCTCGGGGAGCGGACAGCCTCcgcccggcggggccggaggCTCGGGCCGCGCCGTTCCCACTGGAAATCCCGGGGTGGCGAGGGTCACGGGGACCGGGGTGGCCACGGTCCgtccgggcggggccgggcagggccgggaaGAGCCTCTTGGCACCCCGGTGCTGTCCCGCGGGGCGCCAGAACGGGGCTGACACGGCGGCACCGGGCCGGCCCTGCCTTCTCCAAGCCGCTCGGCGTTCcgggttgctcagagcaggtgCACGGGAAAAGCGGGGTCCCTCCGATCCGGGGCGGCAGGCGGAGGCTGGGGACGCGGGGACCGGggcgggcaggggctgggcgcTCCCGTGGGTGCCCCGGGTGCCGGCTCCCGGCCGCCCGGTCGGGTACTGCGCCCGCAGACGCAAAGTGGAGCGCTGCCTTCGGagccggcgccgccgccccaGGGGCCGCCCGGGGGGAGCCCCGCTCCTTCCGGCGTGGCCGCCGCCAGACGTGGCCCCGCGGCGCGACGCGACGGCTCCTCGCGGGGCcccccccggggccgcccccggcGCGGCCGCCGCACAGGGGCGGCGCCGCCCTCGCCCGCGGGGGCTGCCGGCAGACGGGCCCCCTCTTGGAGACCTCCATGCGCAACGCGGGCCGGCGGGCGGGAGagccccgctgccgccgcccgcTGCCGCTCGCCGGAGCCCCGACGGCGGCGGGTCCGCAGCGGGGGCCGCGGCTGGgagccgcccccggcccggggccgccccgcccgccccctcccggccgcggcggcggcgcggggagcggcggggcgcACGTGCGCCCGCGCGGGGTCCGGCCCGCGGCGAGGCgcgcggcggcgcggggcgcgggggtggcgcggggccggggcggcggcgcgaggggagcggcgcggggggcgcgcggcggcgcggggggcaCGGACACCCCCCCGAGCCCGCCGGGACGGGGcccgggcgcggcggcggcggcgcgctCGGCCCCGCCGGGCGGTCTCCGGAGAGGCCAGCGGCGGCCGGGCGCGCCTTGCCTGCAGCCGGAGCCATTCATCCCCCGCCCCTTTGTTCGCCCTGAGAGTAACGCTGTGAATTAA
- the PTF1A gene encoding pancreas transcription factor 1 subunit alpha, translating to METVLLEHFPGGLDSFSSPPYFDEEDFFSEPPPRDALAADGLLEPDVDFLSRQLQEYYRDGGDPEGGYRCPAPAAAFPPSPASPGLAYECCGAAGAALLSPGGRLQALGSAKRRRRVRSEAELQQLRQAANVRERRRMQSINDAFEGLRSHIPTLPYEKRLSKVDTLRLAIGYINFLSELVQSDLPLRSASSESPSQPKKIIICHRGTRSPSPSDPDYGLPPLAGHSLSWTDEKQLKEQNIIRTAKVWTPEDPRKVNNKPSVNDIENEPPFDYVA from the exons ATGGAGacggtgctgctggagcacttcCCCGGGGGGCTGGACTCCTTCTCCTCGCCCCCCTACTTCGACGAGGAGGACTTTTTCTCCGAGCCGCCGCCGCGGGACGCGCTGGCCGCGGACGGGCTGCTGGAGCCGGACGTGGATTTCCTCAGCCGGCAGCTGCAGGAGTACTACCGCGACGGCGGCGACCCCGAGGGCGGCTACCGCTGCCCGGCGCCGGCCGCCGCCTTCCCGCCGTCTCCCGCCTCGCCCGGCCTCGCCTACGAATGCtgcggggcggcgggcgcggcgctgcTGTCCCCCGGGGGGCGGCTGCAGGCGCTGGGCTCGGCcaagcggcggcggcgggtgCGCTCCGAGgcggagctgcagcagctccgccAGGCCGCCAACgtgcgggagcggcggcggatGCAGTCCATCAACGACGCCTTCGAGGGGCTGCGCTCGCACATCCCCACGCTGCCCTACGAGAAGCGCCTCTCCAAGGTGGACACGCTGCGCCTGGCCATCGGCTACATCAACTTCCTCAGCGAGCTGGTGCAGTCCGACCTGCCGCTGCGCAGCGCCAGCAGCGagagccccagccagcccaAGAAAATCATCATCTGCCACCGCGGCACAA gaTCTCCCTCTCCGAGCGACCCCGACTACGGACTCCCCCCTCTGGCCGGTCACTCGCTGTCGTGGACTGATGAAAAGCAGCTCAAGGAACAAAACATCATCCGGACAGCCAAAGTGTGGACCCCCGAGGACCCGCGGAAGGTGAACAACAAACCCTCCGTCAACGACATAGAGAACGAGCCCCCCTTCGACTACGTGGCGTGA